tatagaaaaaaaaaaatcccagcacatctgtgatcccagtaGTTGGGAAGTAaggttgctgggcatggtggcacgcacctttaaactcagcccttgggaggcagaggcaggtggatatcccTGAATTCACAACAGCATAGCCTACATAAGGAGtacaaggacagccaaggctacacagtgagaccctgtctcaaaacaaacaaacaaccaaaaagacAGTTTAATCATCTGCTACATAGCAAGCCTGTCCTCTATAAAACATCAACAAGACAAGCTagggcagtggcacacacctgcagttCCAGTTTTCTGCATGCTCAGTCAGAACTGCAGCAAGCTAGAGGTCAGAGCagtctacacagcaaattccacGTTTATCAGACTCATTTAGTGTCATGACACttctgccctcaaactcacagaaaaataattgtgaccattgagatgactcagcagacaAAGGATCTTCGTCTATAAATATGACCACATCAGTCTGATTCCCAGGAACCCACAGCATAAGGCCTGAGAGTACTGCAAAGTGTCCTCTGTACTCCACGTGTGCTCTggcacgtgtgtacacacactcacatacacgtaTACAGGTAACTAacttttaatgtaattttaaagatttattctttctttttttttttaagatttatttattattatatgtaagtacattgtagctgtcttcagacacaccagaagagggagtcagatcttgttacggatggttgtgagccaccatgtggttgctgggatttgaactctggaccttcggaagagcagtcgggtgctcttacccactgagccatctcaccagccccagatttATTCTTTCTTATTACTTATTTCGAGACACAGTCTTTAGTTCTGGCTGACCTGAAGTCACTACATAAAACACGCTGAATCCAGAgatccagagatcctcctgtctctgtctctggagttCTGGGTAATTGTAATTttctaaattggaaaaaaagtaaTTAAGTAAATAATGCCACAAAGCAAAAGTGGATGCCCATAAAGTCAGAAATGGACGCCCAAATACGAAGTGTGTCTTTAGGCGAGCTATGTTGTTGGACAGTTGCCAAGACTACCCGAGACCGGAAGTGTGCACTTACTCTGAACCCTGAGGACGCGTGCGTCCTAGCTGACCAATCAGAAGGAAGCGAGGAGGGTTTCGGCCGGAAGTACTGTATGCAAACAGGAAGTGTGGCGGAGTTCCCGGGGCACGGCTTGCGAGCGCTATGGAGGCCTACGAGCAAGTCCAGAAGGGCCCCCTGAAGCTGAAAGGCGTGGCAGAGCTCGGCGTGACAAAGCGGTGAGGCCCGGGAGCCCGCGGTCTGTCCCTGAGGGCCGACCCCCAGCTCCGGCCCCTCTTACCGTCCCCCTCTCtctcaggaagaagaagaagaaagacaaagacaaggCCAAGATGCTGGAGGCCATGGGGACGAGCAAGAAGAGCGAGGAGGAGAAAAGGCGCTGCCTGGACAAGCGCACGCCGGCGCAGGCAGCCTTCGAAAAGATGCAGGAGAAGCGGGTGAGGCAGGGGCAGAACAGGCCGGCTCCAACTGCCCGTGTAGCCCAGGCCTTCTCCCAACTCCTGGTAGCCTGGTAGCCCTGCCTAAAGTGGTCTTCTTGTGAACTGGGAAGACAGATGTCATCAGCTCTTAATGCTAGCCAAGTTCATTGTTCTTAAGTTACCACAAAGTCTGTTTCCATGACAACTCGCTTTCCTAGCTTCAAATGTACTTTTGTTATttgaaggttgtgtgtgtgtgtggatggaacCCAGGCTCTTCTGTAACTCTCTATGTAGGCTGCAGTTGGCCCTGAACTACTGCCTCAGCTTTTTAGTTCCTGGAGAGGCTAGCATGGCCCACAAGGCCATACTAGTtattttgggtgtttgtttgtttgtttagtttgctttgagacaggtttctttatgtagccttggttgtcctggcaCTATCTCTGTAGACTTGAACTTCTAGGATGCAGTGTTACAATGTGATATCCCTGTTGAGAAAACCCAGGAAGGCACCTTCTCCATCTAACAAAGGGCATCAATTATGTATTGGAACTCCCACAGAGTTTCTGGGATGTGTGGGTCACCTTGCTGTCTCCCAGCCAATTGTGTTCTCTGGTCTGGTATAGCCTGTACTTCAgtggagtgttttgttttgtttttttgcctctGCAATTGAATAACGACATGGGCTGGCTGGCTACGGTCTTGTGGCCCTTCTGGGCACCCTAATTGgacaacttgatacaaactagagtccCCTAGGGTCTGCCACCCCTTCCTGCTGTCGTTGGTAGCTCTGGTCCTGAGTGGAAgactttatttattatgtatgcagtgttctgcctgcatatatgcctgcaaaccagaagagggcaccaggcctcattatagatggttgtgagccaccatgtgggctgggacttgaactcaggacctctaagagagcagtcagtgctcttaacctctgagccatctctccagccctgggtggAAGACCgttggaaatttttatttatgtgtatgagtgtgttgtcTTCTTGTGCTGTGCTGCCAGAGGGGGAGCCGAAGGCAATGCAGCTTGGACTGTTGGAGCACACGCTCAGGCATGGTGCCTCCTCAGGCTCCTTTGGGGTACTATGAGACCTGTAGTGGGGTATGTGAGATAGGCTGGGTAGAGATGGGGGTACTGCCAACCTGGTTCACTGGTAtagcctgtcttctacaggactTCAACGGACACCTGTACACACTCACTGACCACTGTGACATTCCCATAGGGTGTAGTAGGTGTGGAAGGGTGTCATTACAGaaaattgtgagccaccatttagtGCTGGCTCTGAGCTGAACTCAAGATCTTTAGCCCCCAGTGTTTGGGTTTTGAACCATGTAACAGCAAAGGAAAACTGAGTGTGAAGCATGCTCACTTCCATTTATCTCTGTTCTTGACTGAGTTGTggcccttcagtctctgccttcaCTTTCCCTCTTTATGGACTGTAAGGTGAAATAGCCAGCCAGATAGGCGGGTatgttgtcatagcaacagaaatgcgAGCTGGAGCACTGAGCATGCACTCGGGTTCTGCCCTTCCTACCTGGAGTCTCTTACTCCAGAGAGGAGTCTGCTTGTGTGGGACGTGGCTCCAGGCCTCTCAAAGCcagtttccagcttttggcaGGATCTGCCCATGAGGAATACTGGGGTTGTAGGGAGACTAAGCAGGGTCCCTCCCAAATATAGCAGCTGCTTTGGGCATCAATGAGCTATGGCTCCCTACCCCCATCTGTGCAGCTCCAGCCTGGGCTGTGTCAGTCATGGGGACTCACCCtggtctcttctctctccagCAAATGGAAAGAATCCTGAAGAAGGCATCAAAAACCCACAAACAGAGAGTGGAGGTGAGCCCTGCACCTGTCAGCAGACTGAGCCATGGGGGGGTAGCCAGAGCCCAGACAGTGCAGCTTGGACTGTTGGAGCCCACCCTCAGGCATGGCTTGTTTTGGGTGCTGTGAGACCTGTGGTGGAGTATGTGAGATGGTCTGGGTGCAGGCGGCGATATTGCCATCTGGTTCACACTGATGTGGTCTATCTTCTACAGGACTTCAACCGACACCTGGATACACTCACTGAGCACTATGACATTCCCAAAGTCAGCTGGACCAAGTAACCTGCCCCTGGTGCAAAAAGGCAGAAGGCCAGGTTGACAGTGTTTTGTCTTGTCCCTCCGTGTTTTCTAGAATGTTTTACACCTGGCTGGTGAATCTGCTGAGACCAGGTTTTCTGAGACTTGATTAAAGTCAGGGTGTCCTTTcactgggttttggttttggggtagTTCCCTTTCCTGTTTGGACAGCAACATTGTAGATTGATATGCTGAGGTCATTTCTGGGTGAAGGCCTTGGAAGGAtggcccccctcccacccccattgcGGCATCTGTCTTCACTTACACCACAATGCCAGGACAGAAAGCTCACGTGGACCACCACAGAAGTTCCCACAGTGCTGCTCTATTTTGGGCCACCTGGACATCAGATTGCATCTGCAACACCACCTGAAGCAAGAGTGGGACACAGGACACAGGTCTGCAGCACATAGCCTGTCCCACAGTCCACCCTGTAGACTGCCATGGCAGATGTTGCTAATCTCCGTTCTCAGTGATGGCACCTGAGTTTTTAAGTATGTGGCATGTGGCATAAGCCGGGTTGGCATTCCTGGTCTAAGGAGACCAAATGCTAGACGTGGCCCAGGCAGAGTGCCAGCAGACATGGTGTAGTGGTGCAGATGCTGCAGAGCTGTGGCATCTGAGGGACTAAGGGGACCACTTGAAGAGTTTCTGCACACGCTGTTGAGAGATGCAGCTCCTTTTGCCATAGATACTGAAAGAATGACAAATCCGTGGAGCTGACATGTCTGGAATAAAGTGAATACCAGTTATGGAGTGTGAATGTTGTCTGTCCTGGCTGTCCATCACAGGGACACCTTTCCATTCTCGTCCCTGAAGAATGAAGAATGCACTCCAACTCAGCTTGTGAGACTTGGCTGCAAgtgattttacccactgagctgtgtcACAGTCAGGTGGACTGTGTTCACACCTGAGGGAGATGGTGTGTGCATACCTTGTCTCAAGTGTTTAGAATCTTTGTGGATTTGGGGATTTTTCCAGATTTGGGGAATAGGGAACACAATGATTTTTGTAATATGTAATGAGGTGTTGCAGTGACTGTCACAGATTTGCATACATTTGATTTCTGTTCGATTTGCTCCTGTGCACATAGCCTAAAgtcatattaatttttttctgtcttcgAACATAGCATACAATATACACAGTCTTTTTGAAGAACTTTGTGCGTGAAACAGATATATGAGATTtacttgtttggggttttttgtttgactTGGAGCGGGGTTGGAGACATGGggttggctgtcctgaaacactatgtagaccaagctattagattctcttccttctgtctctggagtgctagaattgaaggcatgcactaccatgcccttTTTTGCTTCCTTTACCTAGGTTCTATAGCTCAGGCTGCCAATCCATAGcctgaagacctaagttcaagtcccaggatccacatgctggaagaagagaactgattcccacaaaTTATCCTTTGAactcatacacaatacacacaataaatatttaaacaaaaagtaaggaggagccgggtgtggtggcacacgcctttaatcccagcactcgggaggcagaggcaggcggatttctgagttcgaggccagcctggtctacaaagtgaattcgaggacaaccagggctacacagtctcaaaaccctgtctcgaaaaacccaaaaaggggggggggataagaAGGAAATGGgctaatatgatcaaaatacaaaatattacaTGTATGGAAGTggcagagaaattaaaaaaatttatactGGGTCTTACTAgataactctggctggcctggaatacagatctgcctgcctctgccttccaagtgctactaatatttttaagttatgtGTCCATGTGGGTGTGTATACGTGAgtgcaggtgtccacagaggccagaggagtcaaatcacctggaactggagtaacaggcaGTTGTGACGCACCAGATACAGTGTTGGGAACAATttggagagagctcagtggttacgagtgaatactggcctggagagatggctcagtggttaagaacactagctgctctttcagagatcctgtggctcacaactatttataatgggatctgatgtcattGTCTGGCATGCAGCTATACATGCACATAGAGGActgatataaatattttctaaaaaaaaaaatactgctgcAGTCCTAAAAAACTGAAGGggctgggtgggggggggagcggAGCTCTTGCTACCCAAACTGAAAACCTGGGTTTGATATCTGGTACCTACATGATGGAGAAAGCTGACCCCTGCCACTCTTCCTCTGACCTCCCtattgaagaatgaaaaattactggcctcttgtaagaacatgaattttttacctcggagcccaccccctcccatctagagattgttctcggaacactcctaaacttttcaccccaaaactcctcaccctaaagttcgaaaaaactgttccaagaacatttttgagataaaggcctcctgacgtagattccttgataggacatgactccttagttacctagattcctttggcagaactccctagtgatgtaaacttgtacttttcctgcccagttctccccctttgagttttactatataagcctgtgaaaaattttggctgactgtcgagactcctctaccctgtgctaaggtgtatgagtttcgaccccagagctctgtgtgctttcatgttgctgctttatttcgaccccagagctctggtctgtgtgctttcatgtcgctgctttattaaatcttaccttctacattttatgtatggtctcagtgtcttcttgggtacgcggctgtcccgggacttaagtgtctgagtaagggtctcccttcgggaatctttcatttggtgcattggccgggaaacagcacgaccacccagaggtcctagacccacttagaggtaagattctttgttctgttttggtctgatgtctgtgttctgatgtctgtgttctgtttctaagtctggtgcgatcgcagtttcagttttgcggacgctcagtgagaccgcactCCGAGAGGgagcgcggggtggataaggatagacgtgtccaggtgtccaccgtccgttcaccctgggagacgtcccaggaggaacaggggaggatcagggacgcctggtggacccctttgaaggccaagagaccatttggtgttgcgagatcgtgggttcgagtcccacctcgtgcccagttgcgagatcgtgggttcgagtcccacctcgcgttttgttgcgagatcgtgggttagagtcccacctcgcgccttgttgcgagaccgtgggttcgagtcccacctcgcgtttggtcacgggatcgtgggttcgagtcccacctcgtgcagagggtctcaattggccggccttagagaggccatctgattcttctggtttcttttttgtcttagtctcgtgtccgctcttgttgtgactactgtttttctagaaatgggacaatctgtgtccactcccctttctctgactctggagcattggaaggaggtgcgggtcagagcccacaaccagtcggtggaggtcagaaagggtccgtggcagaccttttgcgcctccgagtggccaacgtttagagtgggctggccacctgagggtgcttttgacttgtcactaatcgccgccgtcaggcaaattgtttttcaggaggaagggagtcgatgtggaatccgaccccgtcaggcttctttttctctgttgctatcttgtttttgcttgtggtttttgtcatgagacacagacactgtacgtcGGAGATAAAGTgggatccctccctgtctgtatgtctgtgtgtcttgttcacttgtgtgtcctccattggaccaccttctgattctgttttgtttttggtttgtctggtttcaggtctggttttggtcccaaggagttgactgattatcttggtttggttttaggccggtctcaggttctggggccttcccatggagacaggtccatttgggttggtcatagtgacagtaagcttctctggaaatcgcatgtaagatgccctgtattggtcttgcttgtgtttgtcatttctgtggtactgtgattctatagtggttgcctaaaaaacggtttctgtgtgtgtcttttgtgtctctttgtgttcagacttggactgatgactgacgactgtttttaagttatgccttctgaaataagcctaagaatcctgtcagatccctatgctgaccacttcctttcagatcctcagctgccctgcctcccactccaactccagagagcagccagcgggtcacagtggtcccgcccatggacctggagcctagggaaaaatgagctcggaaatccggagcaaatgaggagtggtccctgagaagtcagtggcctggatgttgtggctgctgaaataaaaagaagaggaggctgttcgagtagccggccaagagcgctgcaggttcccaggcagcttctcattcccctgtccctcccatcccgtctcttgttaacagaaaaactgctttcactttaagataagtgccggttgcagccagctgtgagagctgcactcccgtctctgctctaaagttccctcatctcagaaggtggcaccaccctgagttgctggcagtgagtctgttctaAACTCCAGTGAGAGAGGCATccacccacttggggcttctgtccaaggtaaggagcacctgtgagtctaactgccaggctctgatgggggtctcgtctctgtgggactagaaagtcccaacaatctgaccaaggtaacaaGAAGTTAAAAGGACAGGGTATAAGAGTCAGACAagaaaaagagttaaagaaacatgaggctgacaaagacagagaccagagtcagaatcagaactgtgctgtgagacaaagagataagaaaaataaaatgctggtcacaaaagtcaggaaaattagaaaacttagatagtacctggcaacaaaagaaagcttttggctgaagatcaatgtgtttaagaaataacaaaaggggtgctaatacagaagctgagtccttagaagagtccggtggcctacctgttgaagcagctagaaaaagagactgtgtttcatactcctccaccgaccagtgcaaaacaagctaaaaagttcctgggcactgcgggcttttgcagattgtgaattccaggtttgctgagttaaagagataaacagtcCTTCGTatagagaaataaagagaacaatcTTAGATGGCCTTAGATGCTCTTGAGACTGCCCTGATGTTGTCCCCAACTTTGGGACTCCTAAATGTAAATGAGAACAACGGTTTTGCcagaagttcttactcagagattgggaccctagaaaagacctgtggcatacttgcaaaaaattagacctggtggctgtaggatggcctgcttgtctgcacatagtggcttctggtcaaggacgcagataaattgactctgagacaaaacttggcacatgtcctagaaagtgtggttcagcccccatgaccgatggctgactaacgctcttgaaagcattatccaactgttcccctgacggatggacacattgtcagagctttttgttgactgaacgagtgaccttcgctccccctgctgtcctcaatctcactactgcctgagacttcacctactcatcattgtgctgacattctggcagaaggaactcatactcgaaatgatctgaaggatcagatcagccttggcctgagagtttgagctggtacacggatggcagtagcctggaggttgaaggtaagcggaa
The Mus musculus strain C57BL/6J chromosome 8, GRCm38.p6 C57BL/6J genome window above contains:
- the Fam32a gene encoding protein FAM32A; translation: MEAYEQVQKGPLKLKGVAELGVTKRKKKKKDKDKAKMLEAMGTSKKSEEEKRRCLDKRTPAQAAFEKMQEKRQMERILKKASKTHKQRVEDFNRHLDTLTEHYDIPKVSWTK